The genomic DNA CGCAAATGGACGCGGGATCGCTGGCGGCATGTCCGTAGGATCGTACATGCTGGCATAAGGTTCAGGCGTATCCCACGGTTCATGCGGTCCCCCGAAACTCACCCAACAACACCAAGGTTCCTCCCGTTCATAGTTCTGGAGGTATTGCTTCGCTTGTTGTCCGACATAGACATCGGCGTAGTCCTCAAGTCCAAGCGTCGAAGCGCGGACGAGATGCGGTTTCGTGCTGAACCGCTCACGATAATCGGCGCGGTACCCCTCCCATACCCCCTTTTCTTCCCACATAGCCGTCATGTGGGACAGCACATTCGCGCTTGCCCGCGGTCCACCGATTTCGTTCACATCGTCCAATCCATAAGCGTTCATTAAACCTTCGTGTTCGCGTAGATCGCCGTTGTGTGGGTGGAGGTGCGTCTTACCGAAAAGACTTGTCCGATAGCCCGCATCACGCACGGCTTGCATCCATGTCGGGGTTTCGGCAGGCATCTGGTGATTCATGTTGTTCCAGACGTGGGTGTTATGCGGATATAAACCTGTTGCCAGACTGAGGCGCGTAGGGATACAGACGGGTGATGTGGTGACACAGTTCGTGAATCGGATACCTTCACTGGCAATCCGATCCAAATGTGGGGTCTGGACCCAATCACCACTGCAACTCATCGCGTCCCAACGCTGTTGGTCTGTCATGAGAAAAAGGATGTTCGGGGTGGTTTCCATCGTTATCCTCGTTCAATTCCGGCTTCTTCAAAAGCGTTCGCCAATGTTTCGTAAGAGAGTGTCGCGGCGGCGAGCGGATCGTAGTCTTCGCGTGCCTGCACCATGAAACTCACCTCAGCAGTAATGAATCCGTCATAACCGTGCGCCTGCATCCGCTTGAGATAATCAACATAATCGAAGGGACCTTCCCCGGGGATGAGGAATTCGTGGTCGGGTGCAGTGCCGCGCTGGTCTTTGACGTGTGTATGCGCTGATACGGGTGCTAACGCTGACACTGTCTCTTCCGTCGGCATACCGATAATATCGAAATGGCTGATGTCGAAGTTAACTTTGAGATACGGTGAATTGACCATTTCGAGGAGTTCAAGCACCTTCGCAGGTGTATCAACGATCGCACCCACATGGGGTTCCATAGCGATGATGACCCCGCGCGATGCCCCGTAATCGACGAGTTCTCCGACGCGTTCTGCGAGGAAATCTTTTTTGATCTCCCATTCTTCCGGCTTTCCACCCGGTGTCGTATTGACGGCGGGCGGTTCGTCCCCTTGTGCGAGTTCAACAGCCAAATCAACACCGCCTTTTAACCGCCACATGTTTTTCGCATGG from Candidatus Poribacteria bacterium includes the following:
- a CDS encoding sugar phosphate isomerase/epimerase, with translation MKIGYSTWGMPTVPIDTALAHLASLGYDGVELTIIPRFTTELSVLDAPERKRIASLFQQHNLALPAIAAHSSLLEIDPEAHAKNMWRLKGGVDLAVELAQGDEPPAVNTTPGGKPEEWEIKKDFLAERVGELVDYGASRGVIIAMEPHVGAIVDTPAKVLELLEMVNSPYLKVNFDISHFDIIGMPTEETVSALAPVSAHTHVKDQRGTAPDHEFLIPGEGPFDYVDYLKRMQAHGYDGFITAEVSFMVQAREDYDPLAAATLSYETLANAFEEAGIERG
- a CDS encoding sulfatase-like hydrolase/transferase yields the protein METTPNILFLMTDQQRWDAMSCSGDWVQTPHLDRIASEGIRFTNCVTTSPVCIPTRLSLATGLYPHNTHVWNNMNHQMPAETPTWMQAVRDAGYRTSLFGKTHLHPHNGDLREHEGLMNAYGLDDVNEIGGPRASANVLSHMTAMWEEKGVWEGYRADYRERFSTKPHLVRASTLGLEDYADVYVGQQAKQYLQNYEREEPWCCWVSFGGPHEPWDTPEPYASMYDPTDMPPAIPRPFAEKRPTGHLDRLMQRVNPTFEPGEVGRLRANYAGNVTLIDDQIGEILDAIEARGELENTIIVHTSDHGEMNGDYGLIYKSNFLNGAVRIPLLVRTPDTSRLQTPPTGTICESPVEWIDIGPTLVELVGGELGHRQFGKSLCPVLTQPEATHRDFAMSEIEGEIMLLSKEWKAALNANGEVYLLFDVQNDPNEIQNLVGRPEVADIETALRLQILERLMQTQLKEPFR